GTAGGATTTCTCCAGTGtcttttgagaggcaataacacgaccATACCCCATTTGCGTGGGTCGAGTGCCAAAACCCACTGTTCTTAGGATTGGGCCGAGGATGTAGTCTCTCACAATTACACAAACTTGTTACACACATGTGGAACAAAAACTGCCACTCATAAAAACCTATATATAAGCCAAATTGCAATGAATTTTAAAGTGACACATCACTAGCCAACAACGTGCTTCCCAAGCATTAAAATCTCTCACAAGTAGCAGCAAGAACATCTCCCCTTTACTATCAAGAACAAAAATGTTCACACCAAAATGATTATCCTGTTGAGAACAGTGCCTATGTGTAACATGTAAGATGTATGaacatttttgtgaaaatagGCCATAAGAATGAAATGGTCTTGTAACTGGGAAAAGGTGATGTAATTTCCTCATTGTCCATTGCATTTTGAAAGGTCCTTGACAAAGGCATTGATGTTTATTTCAGATGATCCATTTTTTGCAGTTGCTTGTTGACATATTTGTTGAAGTTCACTTGCTCTTGTCCtcatttctttcatttcattaCTTTCTAAGTTCATGAATCTTTGCACCAATCTTGCAATTTCCTCTCTTGTCACCAAACTTTCTCCTCTCACATCTTGTTTCACCCTCCATCCAATCTTCCAATCCTCCACAATAAGCTTACTATTTTGCATTTGTTCCATACCTATGGGGAAGGTAAGAAGAGGAACACCACAAAACATAGCTTCTTGAGTGGAACTCCAACCGCAATGAGTCCAAAAGCCCCCTATAGAAGAATGAGACAACACACTCAATTGATCACACCAGGGCACTACCAAACCCATATCACCACAAATCTCTTTCAACCTACGAGTCTCACCACGTGCCACCCACAAGAATCTAACACCACTATCATGCAAACCAGCTGCAATTTCATCTATTTGGGcacttgaaaaagaaagaaagcttcCCATTGAAATGTATAGAACAGAACTTCTTGGTTGGCAATCTAGCCATTCTACATGATAAAGGTCATTGTGGTTATTACTTTCTAAGTAATTTTTTCCAAGATTGAAGTAAGGAATAGTTGGGCCAATAGTATATATGGGAATTGGCAAATCTGCTTTTAGAACATCAATAGCTTGAGATTCAAGCTCATAGGTGGAATTGAATAGGAGATATTGTGTTTTAGTCACCCATGAAAAAGCTTCGAGGACCCTATGCAACATTTTTTCGTTTCTCAAAACAATCGATGAAGGAAGATCTACTAAACGAATGGAAGAAACTCCAGGGATATAGTCTACACGCTCATCGCCATTTGCTGTAGAATGcatacaaaaaaacaaattgtatcAATAGAaattagcatttaaaaaaagtaaattatcttcgtacaaaaataaaggaatcatATGTAAAGATAAAGTATTtctttctctacaaattcaaaGTTTCTATACTTTGCTTGAATAGATTGAGTTAACAAAGAcaacaaatgatttttttattaaaaaaagaaagtaataatCTAACGCATCCTTGTTAAATAACttggacaaaatttaataattcttCATTTTGGTTCATTAGCCAATGCACTAATATTGTTGAATAAAATTCAGAACCTAAAATACAACATTTAAAGAACTATAATAATGTTATGTTCAAATAAATatatcactacaagaaaaaagaacttACTACAGCAAAAAAAGTCATTGCAATAACAACTAAAGTCGTTGTAATAAGGTGTTATTGCAATGAAAAAAAGTCGATACAAGCTGTTGCAATAAAGTCCGAGATGAATTATGCAAAACTAGATTTcgttgcaataaaaaaaaacctagagatGCAATAATATATAGGCGAAAagccacttttagtccctacattttcaggctattcccattttagtccctacattttatttttaccgcttttagtctcTATCCTAAAAAATGCttcccgttttagtccctaccgTTAGATCAGAAACGGAAAGTGCACACGTGGCAAATggcagaattaaaaaaatattaaaaatattatattttattttaaaatagaataaaattttagttatcaataattttaaaataaaaatattaaaaattttagttaaaaataattgttcttcacgttcttccCCCAAGAACATGGTTGcctagaaaataagaaattcaagattttcttctcttttatttcattttcttagcatccaaacaagcaaaaatatatacaaaaccaTGATTAAACTCAGATACTCCAACACAATCaactaacaaaacccaaaaaaaatatatttttagcaaCTATGGACTGAAGATACTCCAACACAatcactctctcttctttcaatcATACAGTCACTCCTCCCTTCATTTCtcatcttcctttctttctcccCTCTCTCTGATTTGGTGTCTCTCTCAGATCGACGTGGACTGGAGATCGACATCGGCAGTATGGACTGAAGATCGGCGGTGATAGCGTAGTGGTTTAGAGATTGACGGCGACGTGCTAGTTTAGAGCGGTGGCGACGGTggattctctttctctcactctgATTCTATCTCTCAAATTGGATGTGGGTTTTAGttttgctttgaatttttgttgtggGTATTGATGCCAGATTTATGGTGGCGACAGTGGGGGGTTGTTGTGTTATTGGTGGGGATGGGTTCACTGTGGGTTTACGCAGGTTGCTATAGATGTGGGTGGCAATTTGGTGGCAGTGGGTCTGTGGGTGTTCCGATTTTCTCTCTCAGATTGGGTTTAAGTTTTGGTTCtgctttgaatttttgttgtggGTATTTGAGTTtaatcatggtttttttttttttttttttaattttaatttctgggtttgtattcttggatctgagtttgtgttcttgttgttcttgttcaagacacacttaaatctcaattcatatgatttttaccttttaattctgtttttaattttttttatttagttaaaattaataaattaatttttttaattttttattcctgCCGTTTGCCACGCCAGCTTTCTCTgtttcaggatagggactaaaagcggtaaaaataaaatgtaaggactaaaatgggaatcgcctgaaaatgtagggactaaaaatggctttttgtctaatatatattacctctatttttttttttttttttgcaataatacTTTTTGTGTTGTCTTTTTCCTTGTAGTGTATGTTATGTACATAAATTGTATCATTAGATACTCTCAAATACAATGAACTTGCTACGCCATAGTCCACGTCAATACAAATAAatcatttgacacaaaaatatgatataaatttaaaaagtcaCCTTAAAAAATTAAGCTTTGTATTACCTAATAATTTGAAGTTTGATTTGAAGTTTGTTTTTTATAGTAGGGAAATACCtagtaagagcatccacattaattgtgttaaaaatttagcttttagtacccaaaaaaaaaaaaaaaattactttatctattttaacttaTAGTTTCACAACTCACCCAGTCACCTTATATCAATGCTCTTATTTTTCACAACATAGCTAAATACTATTCATTTATGGGCAAACTATATATTAGGTCTCTATTCTTTgcattatatttcaatttgattcctaactttttaattgtgtcaatttaataCTTAACCTTTCAGTgccgtgtcaatttagtctctatcATTATATCTTAGATGAAAACTGATAACATgacaaatgaccaaaataaaattttagtatacTGTCACATTGACAaaagctgattttttttttttttgccattaaACGCGTCATCAATTTACatctaaaaaataacaataaagatTAAATTGATATAATACTGAAAGGGttaaattaacataattaaaatgtcaaagaacaaattaaaatacGGTATATAATACATAGTTTACGATCGGCAtcgtttatttattattttctctctctcttcttctctgtctcTAATTTTCTCTCTTATCAACCCACGGCtgctcttcttctttgtctGTCTATCTGCTTCTTCTCCCTATCTTtaacccacatccaccaaacccacaacccaaaatcaaccaacACCACCACTGCACCaacaccacaaccaccaaacccacatcCATATCAAATACAAACCCCATATGAATATACACAGCCAAAATCCAATCAAGCACAACCCACagccaaaacccaaaattcGATCCTATCAAACACAGCCAAATCTGAtcaaacacaaccaaaaccaaacccacatccagatcaaacacaacccacaaccTGATTTCAACCCAAAATCCGATCTCAACccacaaccaaaatcaaccaccaccaccatcacaacAACCAAACCCATATGAACATACacagagaagaaagagagagagactgagaatAATGAActaagaaagacaaaaaaagaaagagtttggattttttaattgaaagaagAGAAGGCTCGGGAGAGAGGGGAGAGAGGCAGGGCggtgaggaagaggaagaaagaaaatagaaaagtgaaatgaaagaaagaaagaaaagtgacAGATGGagagtaaaaaattattatttgtacaGCATTTGAGCTATAGTAGATTGCTATTGTAGCatatttgcaaaaaatttagaaatgacAGCATCAATATAGCAGGTTTTTTTTGCGGAATGAGCGGTTAAAAATAGCAGTATTGTAATATGGCACCATCACTCTAGTAATTTACTCAATAGCATATCCtgctaataataaataaataaataatctgtTTAATAAAGCCCCACCTGATACGTGCAATGGGAAGTGACCATTCTGAGGCAGAAGATTAAAATGGTGTAAGACTGTGAACACCGACGCAGCCAATGGCCAAAACGACGCCAACGGGATATTCCTCCGCTTCCCAACACCAACCgcccaaaacaaaaaagtgtCAAACAAGATAACTGTCGCCGGCGGCTCAAGCCGATCAAGGAGGCGCTCAAACGGAGCTTCCAACTTAGTCATGGTAGCTTCGAAGAAGGAGTTATGGTCAGCGGCTCGAACTAGCTCGGAAGGGACAACGTTAGGAACGGTGGCGAAGCGGATGTTGTCGGGTTTAGGCTCGGCGCCGATGAAGCCAAGCCATTCTTCGGTGACAACAAAGGTGACGATGATATCGATGTTGATCGTTTCGTTTGTTTTTGAAGCTAATATCTTACAGAGGTTCATCATGGGGTTGATGTGGCCGCGACCTGGGTAAGGCATGGCCACCACATGGTGCAACGTGGATGCTTCAGCTTCCACGGAATCCATCTACGAATATTATAGAAGGATATCTTATATTGAAGTGAAAGTGGGAACGaggattttatataatttggcAGGACTCCACTGTAGAGGAACTAATAACTTGAAAGATAAGCTAACAGTCAAAGTGATGATAGCCAGTGATTTAACAAAAGAGTTTTGTAATTACAAATAGTATTAGGACGCAAACTTTGTCACGTATTTTAACAGTTTACACGCGTCAAGTTGGGATTCATCTAAACCTCATATTTTTAAATGGaacactttaaagtttaaatctcAAACTTTCAAAAATGTACATTTGATCATGTGTGAGGGTGAGCTTTATTTGgggttcttttttgtttggataCAATTATGAAATATGGGGGGTTTTTAAAGTATGTCATTTAAGAATCTGTGGTTTAATGTGTTCATCTATAACAGTacgggattttttttttgggtatttcccctccctttttttatatattttttttataagttcttTGTTagagtgataatattt
This DNA window, taken from Quercus robur chromosome 2, dhQueRobu3.1, whole genome shotgun sequence, encodes the following:
- the LOC126713101 gene encoding UDP-glycosyltransferase 87A1-like produces the protein MDSVEAEASTLHHVVAMPYPGRGHINPMMNLCKILASKTNETINIDIIVTFVVTEEWLGFIGAEPKPDNIRFATVPNVVPSELVRAADHNSFFEATMTKLEAPFERLLDRLEPPATVILFDTFLFWAVGVGKRRNIPLASFWPLAASVFTVLHHFNLLPQNGHFPLHVSANGDERVDYIPGVSSIRLVDLPSSIVLRNEKMLHRVLEAFSWVTKTQYLLFNSTYELESQAIDVLKADLPIPIYTIGPTIPYFNLGKNYLESNNHNDLYHVEWLDCQPRSSVLYISMGSFLSFSSAQIDEIAAGLHDSGVRFLWVARGETRRLKEICGDMGLVVPWCDQLSVLSHSSIGGFWTHCGWSSTQEAMFCGVPLLTFPIGMEQMQNSKLIVEDWKIGWRVKQDVRGESLVTREEIARLVQRFMNLESNEMKEMRTRASELQQICQQATAKNGSSEININAFVKDLSKCNGQ